One stretch of Prunus persica cultivar Lovell chromosome G1, Prunus_persica_NCBIv2, whole genome shotgun sequence DNA includes these proteins:
- the LOC109946614 gene encoding zinc finger MYM-type protein 1-like — MADYSPNIRDEIRRAYLQKGPCQPRSYKFPQTNQSGINRRFIAHWFDDHDWLEYSIAKDAAFCLHCYLFKSNFDQVGGDAFTGVGFNNWKKAKERFNLHIGPVGSVHNQAREVAYNLMHQTTHIETIVIKQTSQARTAYRTCLNASLKCTRYLLRQGLSFRGHDESAQSSNKGNYLELLQFLADHDEKVKAVVLENAPGNLKLIAPSIQKDLVNSCAKETIDLILSDVKDRYFSIMVDEARDVSIKEQMAMVLRYVNDKGQIIERFVGVQHVTDTTSSALKEAIDEFFSSANLSFSKLRGQGYDGASNMRGEFNGLKTKILREQPCAFYVHCFAHQLQLALVAVAKKNIDVNSFFTTANSLVNVVGASCKRRDALRAQYQEELVRAFEDDCLITGRGLNQERTLKRAGDTRWNSHYGTLISIISMFPSVVNVLQMIVDDNPNDSSGEAYKLWREIQSFEFVFHLFVMKAILGITNTLSLALQKKDQDIVSAMNLVKTCKENLQLMRDNEFEELVEQA; from the exons ATGGCGGATTATAGTCCTAATATTCGGGATGAGATCCGAAGAGCATATCTACAAAAGGGACCTTGTCAACCTAGAAGTTATAAATTCCCACAAACTAATCAATCAGGAATTAATAGACGCTTCATTGCTCATTGGTTTGATGATCATGATTGGTTGGAATATAGTATTGCTAAAGATGCTGCGTTTTGTCTTCATTGTTATCTCTTCAAATCTAATTTTGATCAAGTGGGTGGTGATGCATTCACTGGGGTAGGCTTCAATAATTGGAAGAAGGCGAAAGAAAGATTTAACCTTCATATTGGACCGGTTGGTAGTGTTCACAACCAAGCTAGAGAAGTTGCTTACAATTTGATGCATCAAACTACACACATTGAAACAATTGTGATCAAGCAAACAAGCCAAGCTCGCACGGCTTATCGCACTTGCTTGAATGCATCACTTAAGTGCACTAGGTATTTGTTGCGGCAAGGGCTTTCTTTTCGTGGTCATGATGAAAGTGCACAATCAAGTAATAAAGGGAATTATTTAGAGCTCTTGCAATTTCTTGCGGATCATGATGAAAAAGTTAAGGCCGTTGTGTTGGAAAATGCTCCGGGAAATTTAAAGTTAATAGCTCCTTCAATTCAAAAAGATCTTGTCAATTCTTGTGCCAAAGAAACCATTGATCTTATCTTGAGTGATGTAAAAGAtagatatttttcaataatggtGGATGAAGCACGTGATGTTTCAATAAAGGAGCAAATGGCGATGGTGTTGCGTTATGTGAATGACAAAGGACAAATAATTGAAAGGTTTGTGGGGGTTCAACATGTAACCGACACTACTTCAAGTGCACTAAaggaagcaattgatgaattCTTTTCTTCCGCGAATTTGAGCTTTTCCAAGCTACGAGGACAAGGTTATGATGGAGCTAGCAATATGAGAGGTGAGTTCAATGGCCTTAAgacaaagattttgagagaaCAACCTTGTGCATTTTATGTTCATTGCTTTGCTCATCAACTTCAACTAGCTCTTGTTGCGGtagcaaagaaaaacattgatGTCAACTCTTTTTTCACAACGGCTAATAGTTTGGTTAATGTTGTTGGAGCATCTTGTAAGCGTCGCGATGCACTTAGAGCACAATACCAAGAAGAGCttgtgagagcttttgaaGATGATTGTCTTATAACGGGGCGGGGCTTAAATCAAGAAAGGACTCTCAAACGTGCCGGCGATACACGATGGAACTCACATTATGGTACGTTGATTAGTATCATTTCTATGTTCCCATCTGTGGTGAATGTGCTTCAAATGATTGTTGATGATAATCCTAATGATAGTTCGGGTGAAGCCTATAAGTTATGGAGAGAAATAcaatcttttgagtttgtgtttcacTTATTTGTAATGAAAGCTATATTGGGAATAACAAACACTTTGTCTCTAGcattgcaaaagaaagatcaagacaTTGTGAGTGCAATGAATTTAGTGAAAACATGCAAGGAAAACCTGCAGTTGATGAGGGATAATGAGTTTGAAGAATTGGTTGAGCAAGC GTAA